The DNA window GAACTCGGGCATGTCCCTCAGCAGAGTTATCGCGAGGAGAAACATGACAACCGGTCCAACGATCCAGTTCTGAATAAGGGAGAAAGCGAGAAGCTTCAGATTTCTGAAAACCTTCCCCATTTCTTCGTATCTGACTTTAGCGAGAGGAGGATACATCATTAAAATTAAACCTATGGCTATTGGAATCGAAGTCGTGCCGATGCTTAACGAGCCAATAATCTCAGCTATTTCGGGATACACGTAGCCCAGTGCGATTCCGAAAATTATGGCAAGGAATATCCAGAGGGTCAGATACTTCTCGATTATAGAGAGACCCTTTTTGTGTAGCGTGAGGTAATCTTCAGCCATCTCCTCAGCCTTTTCGATGTCGCGGACTATTTCCTTCTCCCACTCTCTGGGTTTCAAGAGACCACCTCCTTTAGCAGAGGAGCTATTGCCCTGCTAACGACTTCATCCACGAGCTCAGCCTTAACCAAAATGAAGCAGCAAATCTCTCCGTTCTCATCGCATCCCGTTATTGCCACAATTCTGTCTCCGGCTTTAAGATTTGCTTTCTCCCTCAATTCTTTGGGAAGGAGAATTTGCCCCTTGCTGTCCACGGTCAGCACAGCTTCAATTTTCGTAGCTTTACAAGTTTTCATACTTTTGAGAATTTTCCGAGAAATAAATATTTTTCGAAATTTCAACCTATGTGTCTCGTCCGGTTTAGCGAATAAATAATAGCATTGGGCAAAGTTTAAACGATACATTTATTTCAGTGAAAAAGAAATTCTTTTCATGGACGAGAAAGACAGGAAGATCATCTCGATTCTTCAAAGGAACGGAAAAGCGACTCTATCCGAAATTGCTGAAGAGGTCGGTATGACCGCTATGGGTGTGAAAAAGAGAATAGACAAGCTCGAAAGGGAGAAGATTATCAGGTCCTCTGTTCTTTTAAACGCTGAAAAATTGAAAATCTTAACAGCCGTTCTCGTCATGGAAGTTGAAAGTTCTCAGGCTCTCGAAAACATACTGAAAAAATTCGTGAACTGTCCGAGAGTAATCAAATTTTTCGTCACAACCGGAGGCTACAACCTCTTCGCTTTGATCTGGGCTGAAGATTTGCACTCTTTAGAAAGCGTAACCCTCGAAAGGTGCTCATTAAGAGCTCAGCCGGGAATAAGGAAGTACGAAGTTTATCCGGTACAAGAAATTCACTACGATCCGTTTCTCGAAATCAAAGTTTCGGCGGAGAAAATTGACGTCGCTCCCTGTGGTGTTGACTGCAAGAGTTGCAGCAGGTATAACGCTGAGAAATGCTTGGGATGTCCTGCTACGGTTTATTACAAAGGCAAACTTTAGTTTATTTTTTAAATAAAAACCATCTATACAATTTATAAAATAAACTAACATTGGTAATTAAAACGACCGAGCCGCTAACAATAATTTTGCTGGTAATCACTGGGCGGGTTGCTTGGCATAGGTACTGCGTTATAATGCTTCCATCCTTAGCGTTTATCTTCAAATATCCGCTGGCAGTTGCGATTGGAACGACGACAACTGCTGTGATTCTAACGGCAACTTCTGGGGCTATAGGACATTTGAGAATGAGAAATGTCGATTATTCCACAGCAAAGATTGTTGCAGTGAGTGGAGCAGTATGAGCTGCAGTAGGATCGATCATCTTCTTCTACATCTCAAATCAGATCTGGCTTCTGAACTTCATTCTCGGCTTCGCTTTCCTCTACGTATCGCCGAAATTCATCTGGCAGGGATATTTAGCTCTTTAATTAATTTTTTGAATAAAATAATTTAGAGAGTTTTGTTAGCCGCTCATGGAAGAATGAGCCGACGAATAACTAATTTTACCAAAAATCTTATTATGAAATTATATTCCACTAATTTCGGTGATTTTTATGGAGGAGATAAGAGAGATCGCTTCAAAATTTGAAAGAATCAGTGCCCATTCCCACATTAAAGGATTAGGATTGGACGAGAACTTAAAAGCAAAAGATATCGCAGACGGACTCGTGGGGCAGAAAAAAGCGAGGGAAGCTGCAGGAGTGATAGTCAGGCTGATAAAAGAGGGAAAGATGGCTGGCAGAGGGATTCTCATCGCCGGACCTCCGGGAACCGGAAAGACGGCTATAGCTGTCGCTATAAGTAAAGAGCTCGGGAAAGACATACCTTTCGTTCAGGTTTCGGCAAGCGAGTTCTACAGCGCGGAGATGAAGAAGACCGAAGCGCTAATCCAGACGATGAGAAAAGCGATAGGAGTGAGGATAAAAGAGAGGAGGGTCGTTCTCGAAGGTGAGGTAGTTGGGCTGGATTACAACATGGTACCAAACCCGTACAACCCCACCCAGAAGATTCCGGAGTCTGCAACGCTAACCCTCGCTACGAAGAGTGAGAAGAGAACTTTCAGCGTAAGCGGAAGGCTGGCTTTGCAGTTCATGTATCAGGGAATAGAGGTAGGAGACGTGATAATGATCGACAAGGAAACTGGTAGAGTTGTCAAGCTCGGAAGGAGCGAAAAAGCTTCGAAGAAGTACGACATAGGAGGGGAAGAAGTCGTCGAAGTTCCCTCGGGAAGCGTGGAAAAAGAGAAAGAATTCACTTACGTCGTAACTCTGCACGACCTCGACGAAGCTAACGCAAGGAGAAGAAGCATATTCTCGCTATTCTCCGGAGAGAGCAGAGAGATAGACAACGAGATAAGGGAGGCTGTGGACGAACAAGTTAAAAGGTGGGTGGAAGAGGGAAGAGCGGAGCTCGTTCCGGGAGTGCTGTTCATAGACGAAACTCATCTGATGGACATAGAGCTCTTCTCCTTCATGAACAGAGCGATGGAGTCCGAGATGGCTCCGATAATAATTCTCGCTTCGAACAGGGGGTTTGCGAAGATAAGAGGAACCGACGTAGTAGCACCGCACGGAATTCCTCTGGACTTGCTGGACAGGCTGCTGATAATAACTACCGAGCCCTACAACGAAAAAGAGATAGAAGCAATAATAAGAATCAGAGCTTCGGAGATGGGTGTGGAGCTGAGTGACGATGCTTTGAGAAAGTTGACAGAGTTAGGTGTCAAGTTCAGTTTAAGATACGCTGTTCAACTACTTGCTCCAGCCAACGAGTTCGCCAAGTTAAGAAATTCAGGCAAGATAGGAGTGGAAGATGTTGAGAGGGCTGCGGAGCTATTCGTAGACGTTAGTACGAGCTCTTCGTATCTGAAGAAGTGGGAAGAAAAGATGTTAACTTCCTGATTTTACAAAACTTTTTTATCAGAGAATTTGTAAATAATTAAGTAGGTGGTAATATGGCGTTGGATGCGAACAAACTCGTTATTCGCCCGTTGCGACAGGAGGATTTTGAGGAGGTTGTGAGAATAGATGCAGAGTACACCGGAGAAAGGAGAGAGGAGTACTACAGAAGGCTTTTCAACGAGATTCTTAATGCCGAGCACGCTATAATAACGTCTCTTGCAGCTGAATACGACGGCAAACTCGTTGGATTTATAGCCGGAACAGTTTTCTCGGGAGAATTTGGAATTCCAGAGAATACTGCATACATAACAACGATGGGCGTTGATAAGAATTTCGTGAGAATGGGGATAGGAAAGGAGCTTTTTAAAGAGTTCGTGAGAAACGTTAGAGCTGCGGGAGTGACGAGGATTTACACAATCGTCGATTGGGAAGAGAATTGGGACTTGCTCAGCTTTTTCAGAAAAGCCGGATTCAAGCCGTCGGCAACGAAAATTTACTTGGAAATG is part of the Ferroglobus placidus DSM 10642 genome and encodes:
- the hgcC gene encoding HgcAB-associated protein HgcC — protein: MKTCKATKIEAVLTVDSKGQILLPKELREKANLKAGDRIVAITGCDENGEICCFILVKAELVDEVVSRAIAPLLKEVVS
- a CDS encoding Lrp/AsnC family transcriptional regulator, whose translation is MDEKDRKIISILQRNGKATLSEIAEEVGMTAMGVKKRIDKLEREKIIRSSVLLNAEKLKILTAVLVMEVESSQALENILKKFVNCPRVIKFFVTTGGYNLFALIWAEDLHSLESVTLERCSLRAQPGIRKYEVYPVQEIHYDPFLEIKVSAEKIDVAPCGVDCKSCSRYNAEKCLGCPATVYYKGKL
- a CDS encoding TSUP family transporter; the encoded protein is MVIKTTEPLTIILLVITGRVAWHRYCVIMLPSLAFIFKYPLAVAIGTTTTAVILTATSGAIGHLRMRNVDYSTAKIVAVSGAV
- a CDS encoding RuvB-like helicase, whose amino-acid sequence is MEEIREIASKFERISAHSHIKGLGLDENLKAKDIADGLVGQKKAREAAGVIVRLIKEGKMAGRGILIAGPPGTGKTAIAVAISKELGKDIPFVQVSASEFYSAEMKKTEALIQTMRKAIGVRIKERRVVLEGEVVGLDYNMVPNPYNPTQKIPESATLTLATKSEKRTFSVSGRLALQFMYQGIEVGDVIMIDKETGRVVKLGRSEKASKKYDIGGEEVVEVPSGSVEKEKEFTYVVTLHDLDEANARRRSIFSLFSGESREIDNEIREAVDEQVKRWVEEGRAELVPGVLFIDETHLMDIELFSFMNRAMESEMAPIIILASNRGFAKIRGTDVVAPHGIPLDLLDRLLIITTEPYNEKEIEAIIRIRASEMGVELSDDALRKLTELGVKFSLRYAVQLLAPANEFAKLRNSGKIGVEDVERAAELFVDVSTSSSYLKKWEEKMLTS
- a CDS encoding GNAT family N-acetyltransferase codes for the protein MALDANKLVIRPLRQEDFEEVVRIDAEYTGERREEYYRRLFNEILNAEHAIITSLAAEYDGKLVGFIAGTVFSGEFGIPENTAYITTMGVDKNFVRMGIGKELFKEFVRNVRAAGVTRIYTIVDWEENWDLLSFFRKAGFKPSATKIYLEMEVP